GGTTTCTTAGGCCTTGGCTACATTCGCCGCCTGAAGACCCTTGGGGCCCTTCACGACTTCGAAGGTCACCTTGTCACCCTCGTTCAGGGACTTGAAACCGTCGCCCGAAATCGCCGAAAAGTGCACAAATACATCTTCACCGTTCTCCTGCGTGATGAATCCAAACCCCTTGCTGTTGTTGAACCACTTCACTACACCGTTTGCCATTTCTGTTTCTCCTCTGCTTCTCAATTAAAATTTTCCGGGAATTCTCCGCGGATACGTAAGAATACCGTTTTCCCCTTATTATGTCAAGCTGATAATTGAAAAAAAACATACCATAGGAAAATAGTTGATATCCTGGGAAAAGGCGGTTCAATTTGCCGTTTTTCCCTTTTGAGGCATACCCCGTGACTTCCTTGTTTCCTTATACGACTTTGCCTGATGCATGAACGCCTCGATCCGGGTGAGGGTCTGGGAATCGCCCTGTCCTTCGTAGGCGATATTCAGGAGGGGAATGTTATCGTGTTCTTCCCGCACGCGTTTGAGCACAGCGCTCGCGATGGTGCCAGGCATGCACGTGAAGGGCATCACGTTCACGATGCCCGAGACGCCCCGGTTGATGTAATCGATGGCCTTGCCCACGGACAGCACGGCCTCTCCCTCGAAGGAATGGTGGATGTAGGGCGCGGCGCGGCGCAGGGTCTGTTCTATGCTCGGTTCGTGCAGGCTCCGGAGATTCCCATTGAAACCGCTCAGGAGCCGGCGTTCGTCCCTGCGCTGGACCATTCCGGTCAGGTGAGCCTTGAGCAGGGCATTCCATGACCGGTTTCTCGTTGCCGACACCTTGGCCGTCGCGTTCACGTACAGGATCCACTCGGAGATCGGTGCGACCCAGGCCTCGCCGCCAAGCCGCTCGATCTGCCGTACCACGTCCTCGTTGCTGAACCGGTTGGAGCGAATATAGATCTCGCCCACCACGCCGATGACCGGCCTGGTGCGCTCGGCGATCTCGATGGCGGAGAAGTCCTCATAGACATCACGCAGCACGGGGACCAGGTCCGCCCTCCGCTCGATGGCAGCGCTCACCGCGTTCAGCGCGTTTTGATAGACGCGGTCCGTCTGTCCCTTCCGCTTTTCGTACGGCCGGTATTCCCAGAGCGCCTTCTGCAGCATGTCCACGGCAAACACGCCCCGCCAGAACAGCAGCACAAAATTCCTGTCGAGCGCGTGGAAGTCGCTGTGGACCGACTCGTCCTGCATGGGCGAGAGGATATCCACGCGATCGAGTCCCAGGTTGTCGAGCACCTGCCGGTGGTAGCGGTGATATTGTCCAAAGCGGCAGGGTCCTCTTCCCGAAGGCATGAAGAAGGCGCTTCTGTCCGGATCGAAGCCCGGCCTTCGTATCGCCCTTACCATATCGCCGGTGGTGAGCGCAAGGGGATAGCACTCGCGGCCCGAACTGTGTTTTCTGCCGATCCGCACCGTCTCGTCATCCGAATCGGGCAGCACCTCGGTATCCACGCCGCAGGCCCGGAACGCGGCGGAGAGGGCATGCGCGTGGTCGGTCATGGGCGGGAAATAGACCTTTTTCGTGCGTATCGTTCCCGTGCTCCTGCTTCGGACCGAGAACGGCCCGCGCGGTTTGCTCTGCCCCGCGTTGTTAAGGCTGTCCAGGAACGCCTCGATCCTCGTAATCGCCCCGGCATCGGCGCTGTGCTCATCGATCTCGAGTTGGAGAAAGGGTTTGCCTGCCATCTCATCCCTGAAGAAGTGCGTGATGAACGAATCCGGTCCGCACCCGAAGTTCGTGATATAGAGGGGGTAGAGGTTCGGATGTTCCCTGATGATCCTCCCCGCAGCCATGATCTTCTGCCCCGACAACCAGTACATGTTCTCGAGGCCGGTGCTGTCCACGCTGTGGAGAGGAAGAAAATCCATGGGGATGGCCTGTATGCCCAAATCCCGTATCTTGGACGGCAGGTTCAGGTTCAGGCCGGGGTCGCAGGTGTTATAGCTCCGGCCAACAAGCACGACCGCCTTTTCTCCGGGCTTGATCGCGGAAAGGACGGCACGGCCGCGCTCCTC
The window above is part of the Nitrospirota bacterium genome. Proteins encoded here:
- a CDS encoding cold-shock protein — protein: MANGVVKWFNNSKGFGFITQENGEDVFVHFSAISGDGFKSLNEGDKVTFEVVKGPKGLQAANVAKA